In Mycolicibacterium mucogenicum DSM 44124, the following are encoded in one genomic region:
- a CDS encoding NAD kinase, translating to MTRERTVLLVIHTGRDEATETATRVEKVLGDNGIGLRVLAAEAVDRGALHLAPDHMRELGVDITVVDPDSHAAEGCELVLVLGGDGTFLRAAELARNAEIPVVGVNLGHIGFLAEAEAEAIDHVLERIINKDYRVEERMTLDIGVRVDGEIVQRGWALNEASLEKSSRFGVLNVVLEVDGRPVSAFGCDGVLVSAPTGSTAYAFSAGGPILWPDLEAILVVPNNAHALFARPMVTSPDASIAIEVEAGNNDAMVFCDGRRQMVVPAGGRLEVTRCEVSLKWVRLDSAPFSDRLVRKFRLPVKGWRGQ from the coding sequence GTGACGCGCGAACGCACCGTCCTGCTGGTGATCCACACCGGCCGCGATGAAGCCACCGAAACCGCGACCCGTGTCGAAAAAGTGCTGGGCGACAACGGAATCGGTTTGCGCGTGCTCGCCGCCGAGGCCGTCGACCGGGGGGCTCTGCACCTGGCTCCCGATCACATGCGGGAACTGGGAGTCGACATCACGGTCGTCGATCCCGACAGCCACGCCGCCGAGGGCTGTGAACTGGTTCTGGTGCTCGGCGGTGACGGCACCTTCCTGCGGGCGGCCGAGCTGGCCCGCAATGCCGAGATCCCCGTGGTCGGGGTCAACCTGGGCCACATCGGATTCCTGGCGGAAGCCGAGGCCGAGGCCATCGACCATGTGCTCGAGCGCATCATCAACAAGGACTACCGGGTCGAAGAGCGGATGACGCTCGACATCGGGGTTCGCGTCGACGGCGAGATCGTGCAGCGTGGCTGGGCGCTCAACGAAGCCAGCCTCGAGAAGAGCAGCCGGTTCGGTGTGCTGAACGTCGTGCTGGAGGTCGACGGCCGTCCGGTCTCGGCGTTCGGCTGCGACGGTGTGCTGGTGTCGGCACCCACCGGATCCACCGCCTATGCCTTCTCCGCGGGCGGCCCGATTCTGTGGCCGGACCTCGAAGCAATCCTGGTGGTACCCAACAACGCTCACGCCCTGTTCGCCCGTCCCATGGTGACCAGCCCCGACGCATCGATCGCGATCGAGGTCGAAGCAGGCAACAATGACGCCATGGTGTTCTGCGACGGCCGTCGCCAGATGGTGGTCCCGGCCGGTGGCCGGCTGGAGGTCACCCGCTGCGAAGTCTCGCTGAAATGGGTACGACTCGACAGCGCCCCGTTCTCTGACCGTCTGGTGCGCAAATTCCGGTTGCCGGTGAAAGGGTGGCGCGGCCAGTAA
- a CDS encoding TlyA family RNA methyltransferase, whose protein sequence is MTRRARVDAELVRRGLARSRQQAAELIEAGRVTIDGMRASKASTAVTPAANLLVAESTERSWVSRGAHKLIGALDAFGVSPEGRRCLDAGASTGGFTEVLLDRGAREIVAADVGYGQLAWSLRSDDRVIVMERTNVRELTAEAIGGPVDLVVADLSFISLATVLPALTACASAQADIVPMVKPQFEVGKDRVGAGGVVSDPELRADAVLTVARRAAELGWHAVDVTASPLPGPSGNVEYFLRLRTTTDQPLEGDALVAAVGRAVAEGPQ, encoded by the coding sequence GTGACGCGACGCGCACGTGTTGATGCTGAACTCGTCCGGCGGGGGCTCGCCCGGTCTCGTCAACAAGCTGCCGAACTGATCGAGGCCGGCCGCGTGACGATCGACGGCATGCGGGCATCGAAAGCATCGACGGCGGTCACGCCCGCGGCCAACCTCCTGGTCGCCGAATCCACCGAGCGCAGTTGGGTGTCGCGTGGCGCGCACAAGCTCATCGGTGCCCTCGATGCGTTCGGCGTCTCACCCGAGGGCCGGCGCTGCCTGGACGCCGGCGCGTCCACCGGCGGATTCACCGAAGTGCTGCTGGACCGCGGAGCGCGCGAGATCGTCGCGGCCGACGTCGGCTACGGCCAGTTGGCGTGGTCGCTGCGGTCCGATGATCGCGTCATCGTGATGGAGCGGACGAACGTGCGGGAGCTGACGGCCGAGGCCATCGGCGGTCCGGTCGACCTGGTGGTGGCCGATCTGTCGTTCATCTCGCTGGCCACGGTCCTACCGGCACTGACCGCATGTGCGTCGGCCCAAGCCGATATCGTTCCCATGGTGAAGCCGCAGTTCGAGGTGGGTAAGGATCGAGTCGGAGCCGGTGGTGTGGTTTCCGACCCAGAACTGCGCGCCGATGCGGTGTTGACGGTCGCGCGGCGCGCCGCCGAACTCGGCTGGCATGCGGTCGACGTGACGGCCAGCCCACTGCCCGGCCCGTCCGGCAATGTCGAGTACTTCCTGCGGCTGCGGACCACCACGGATCAACCGCTGGAGGGCGATGCCCTCGTCGCAGCCGTCGGCCGCGCGGTCGCCGAGGGGCCGCAGTGA
- a CDS encoding copper transporter: MISLRSHAISLAAVFLALAIGVMLGSGLLSNTLLSGLRDDKHELQNQINSLTDEKNALNQKLSAAGEFDAQMSPRIVRDALAGKSVVLFRTPDAATDDVDAAAKLIAAAGGSVTGTIALTQQFVDANASEKLLSVVNSPIVPAGRQLSTRTVDQGSQAGDLLGITLLRDRNPAVLPVDDMQRDTVLATLRDTGFVTYGTQRIGVADSALIVTGGALGDDAGNRGATVARLASGLAPHGAGTLVAGRDGCASGTAAVAVVRSDAGLSGAVGTVDDVNSQAGRITAVLSLQQLIAGGHPAQLGIGRGASSVTVLQ; the protein is encoded by the coding sequence ATGATTTCCCTACGCTCGCATGCGATCTCACTGGCCGCGGTGTTCCTGGCGCTGGCCATCGGGGTGATGCTCGGTTCCGGTCTGCTGTCCAACACGCTGCTGTCCGGACTTCGTGACGACAAACACGAGTTGCAGAACCAGATCAACAGCCTCACCGACGAGAAGAACGCACTGAACCAGAAGCTCAGTGCGGCAGGCGAGTTCGATGCCCAGATGTCGCCGCGCATCGTGCGCGACGCGCTGGCGGGGAAATCTGTCGTGCTGTTCCGCACCCCGGACGCCGCCACCGACGACGTCGACGCGGCCGCGAAACTGATTGCGGCCGCGGGGGGTTCGGTCACTGGGACCATCGCGCTGACCCAGCAGTTCGTGGACGCCAATGCCTCGGAGAAGCTGCTGTCGGTGGTGAACTCGCCGATCGTGCCGGCCGGACGCCAGCTGAGCACCCGGACCGTCGACCAGGGCTCCCAGGCCGGTGACCTGCTGGGCATCACGCTGCTGCGGGACCGCAACCCGGCCGTCCTGCCCGTCGACGACATGCAGCGCGACACCGTGCTCGCGACGCTGCGTGACACCGGGTTCGTCACCTACGGCACGCAGCGCATCGGGGTCGCCGACAGCGCACTGATCGTCACCGGCGGTGCTCTGGGCGACGACGCCGGCAACCGCGGGGCCACGGTGGCCCGCCTGGCTTCGGGCCTGGCGCCGCACGGCGCGGGCACGTTGGTGGCGGGCCGGGACGGCTGCGCGTCGGGCACCGCGGCCGTCGCCGTCGTGCGCTCGGATGCCGGGCTGTCCGGCGCGGTCGGCACCGTCGACGACGTCAACAGCCAGGCCGGCCGGATCACCGCGGTCCTGTCGCTGCAGCAACTCATCGCCGGCGGTCATCCGGCACAGCTCGGTATCGGTCGCGGCGCCAGCTCGGTGACCGTCCTGCAGTAA
- a CDS encoding CTP synthase produces the protein MASLRRHPQAATKHIFVSGGVASSLGKGLTASSLGQLLTARGLHVTMQKLDPYLNVDPGTMNPFQHGEVFVTEDGAETDLDIGHYERFLDRNLSRSANVTTGQVYSEVIAKERRGDYLGDTVQVIPHITDEIKSRILEMALPDAEGKRPDVVITEIGGTVGDIESQPFLEAARQVRHDVGRENVFFLHVSLVPYLAPSGELKTKPTQHSVAALRSIGITPDALILRCDRDVPEPLKNKIALMCDVDIDGVISTPDAPSIYDIPKVLHREELDAYVVRRLNLPFRDVDWSEWDDLLRRVHEPKETVRIALVGKYIDLSDAYLSVAEALRAGGFAHHSKVEIRWVASDDCETEQGAAAALGDVHGVLIPGGFGIRGIEGKLGAISYARRQRLPLLGLCLGLQCIVIEAARSVGISGANSAEFDEHTPDPVIATMADQLDAVAGEADLGGTMRLGAYPAVLQPDSIVAKAYDATEVSERHRHRYEVNNAYRDRISESGLKFSGTSPDGQLVEFVEYDAELHPFLVGTQAHPELKSRPTRPHPLFASFIGASLDYKAAERLPLEEIDSEVHGNGSHAEGSDEDAEQLQESRG, from the coding sequence TTGGCATCGCTACGCAGGCACCCACAGGCCGCGACGAAGCACATTTTTGTCAGCGGCGGGGTCGCTTCCTCGCTCGGTAAGGGTCTGACCGCCAGCAGTCTTGGCCAATTGCTCACCGCGCGTGGTTTGCACGTGACGATGCAGAAGCTGGACCCGTACCTCAACGTCGACCCCGGCACCATGAACCCGTTCCAGCACGGCGAAGTGTTCGTCACCGAGGACGGCGCCGAGACCGACCTGGACATCGGCCACTACGAGCGCTTCCTGGACCGCAACCTGTCGCGGTCGGCGAACGTCACCACCGGTCAGGTGTACTCCGAGGTCATCGCCAAGGAGCGTCGCGGCGACTACCTCGGCGATACCGTCCAGGTGATCCCGCACATCACCGACGAGATCAAGAGCCGCATCCTCGAGATGGCGCTGCCCGACGCTGAGGGCAAGCGCCCCGACGTGGTCATCACCGAAATCGGCGGCACCGTAGGTGATATCGAGTCGCAGCCGTTCCTGGAGGCGGCCCGCCAGGTCCGCCACGATGTCGGCCGGGAGAACGTCTTCTTCCTGCACGTGTCACTCGTGCCGTACCTGGCCCCGTCGGGCGAGTTGAAGACCAAGCCCACCCAGCACTCGGTGGCCGCGCTGCGCAGCATCGGCATCACGCCGGACGCGCTGATCCTGCGCTGTGACCGCGATGTGCCGGAGCCGCTGAAGAACAAGATCGCGCTGATGTGTGACGTCGACATCGACGGCGTCATCTCGACGCCGGACGCCCCGTCGATCTACGACATCCCCAAGGTGCTGCACCGCGAGGAGCTCGACGCCTACGTGGTGCGCCGGCTCAACCTGCCGTTCCGCGACGTGGACTGGTCGGAGTGGGACGACCTGCTGCGCCGGGTGCACGAGCCCAAGGAGACTGTGCGAATCGCCTTGGTGGGCAAGTACATTGACCTGTCCGACGCGTACCTGTCGGTGGCCGAGGCACTGCGCGCCGGCGGGTTCGCCCACCACTCGAAGGTCGAGATCCGCTGGGTCGCCTCGGATGACTGCGAGACCGAGCAGGGCGCGGCCGCCGCACTCGGCGACGTGCACGGCGTGCTGATCCCGGGTGGCTTCGGCATCCGCGGTATCGAGGGCAAGCTCGGTGCCATCAGTTATGCCCGTCGTCAGCGGCTGCCGCTGCTGGGCCTGTGCCTCGGGTTGCAGTGCATCGTCATCGAGGCCGCGCGCTCCGTCGGCATCAGCGGCGCCAACTCGGCGGAGTTCGACGAGCACACGCCCGACCCGGTGATCGCCACCATGGCCGACCAGCTCGACGCGGTGGCCGGTGAGGCCGACCTCGGCGGCACCATGCGCCTCGGTGCGTATCCGGCCGTGCTGCAGCCGGATTCGATCGTGGCCAAGGCCTACGACGCGACCGAGGTCTCCGAACGCCACCGGCACCGCTACGAGGTCAACAACGCCTACCGCGACCGCATCTCCGAGAGCGGGCTGAAGTTCTCCGGCACGTCGCCGGACGGCCAGCTGGTCGAGTTCGTCGAGTACGACGCCGAGCTGCACCCGTTCCTGGTCGGCACGCAGGCGCACCCGGAGCTCAAGAGCCGCCCGACGCGTCCGCACCCACTGTTCGCGTCGTTCATCGGAGCGTCGCTGGACTACAAGGCGGCCGAACGCCTGCCGCTCGAGGAGATCGACTCCGAGGTGCACGGCAACGGATCGCATGCGGAGGGTTCGGACGAGGATGCCGAGCAGCTGCAAGAATCCCGTGGCTGA
- the steA gene encoding putative cytokinetic ring protein SteA produces MKMAALLTRNAGPKPGVTGTARVDRDIDRLLRRVGPGDIVILDALDLDRITADALVEAEVAAVVNASSSISGRYPNLGPEVLVANGVTLIDETGPEVFKKVKDGAKVRLHNGGIYNGDRRLVLGNERNDEQIHEMMHEAKSGLVAHLEAFAGNTIEFIRSESPLLIDGMGIPDIDVDVNRRHVVVVTDDPSAEGDLKAIKPFIKEYQPVLVGVGAGADTLRKAGYRPALIVGDPEEMSADVLRSGAQVVLPADADGHAKGLERIQDLGVGAMTFPAAGSAADLALLLVDHHGAALIVTAGHRANIEEFFDRTRQSSTPSTFLTRLKVGEKLVDAKAVATLYRSRVSGGAIALLVLAMLVAVIVALYVARADATVLHLVTDYWNRFLLWAQGLVS; encoded by the coding sequence ATGAAGATGGCAGCGCTGCTCACCCGAAATGCCGGACCGAAGCCGGGCGTGACTGGAACCGCCCGCGTTGACCGCGACATCGACCGCCTGCTGCGCCGCGTCGGTCCGGGGGACATCGTCATCCTCGATGCGCTCGACCTCGACCGCATCACCGCCGACGCACTGGTGGAGGCCGAGGTCGCCGCCGTGGTGAACGCATCGTCGTCGATCTCCGGCCGCTACCCGAACCTGGGGCCGGAAGTGCTTGTCGCCAACGGGGTTACGTTGATCGACGAAACCGGGCCCGAGGTCTTCAAGAAGGTCAAGGACGGCGCCAAGGTGCGCCTGCACAACGGCGGCATCTACAACGGCGACCGCCGTCTGGTCCTCGGTAACGAGCGCAACGACGAGCAGATCCACGAGATGATGCACGAGGCCAAGAGCGGCCTCGTCGCGCATCTGGAGGCCTTCGCCGGCAACACCATCGAGTTCATCCGCAGCGAGAGCCCGCTGCTGATCGACGGAATGGGCATCCCGGACATCGACGTCGACGTGAACCGCCGGCACGTCGTGGTGGTGACCGACGACCCCAGCGCCGAGGGCGACCTGAAGGCCATCAAGCCCTTCATCAAGGAGTACCAGCCGGTGCTCGTCGGCGTCGGCGCCGGCGCGGACACGCTGCGCAAGGCCGGCTACCGGCCCGCGTTGATCGTCGGCGATCCCGAGGAGATGAGCGCCGACGTGCTGCGGTCCGGCGCCCAGGTGGTGCTGCCGGCCGACGCCGACGGCCACGCCAAAGGCCTTGAGCGCATTCAGGATCTGGGCGTCGGTGCCATGACCTTCCCGGCCGCCGGCTCGGCCGCCGACCTGGCGCTGCTGCTCGTCGACCACCACGGCGCCGCGCTGATCGTCACCGCCGGCCACCGCGCCAACATCGAAGAGTTCTTCGACCGCACGCGGCAGTCCAGCACCCCGTCGACGTTCCTCACGCGCCTGAAGGTGGGGGAGAAGCTGGTCGACGCGAAAGCCGTTGCGACGCTGTACCGCAGCCGGGTCTCCGGCGGCGCCATCGCGCTCCTGGTCCTGGCGATGCTGGTGGCCGTCATCGTCGCGCTGTACGTCGCGCGCGCCGACGCCACCGTCCTGCACCTGGTGACCGACTACTGGAACCGCTTCCTGCTGTGGGCCCAGGGCTTGGTGAGCTAG
- a CDS encoding VOC family protein yields the protein MTTAITPKLAPGHVGLNVTDLSRSVDFYRRALGFEQLGISDEGDHRFAFLGSEGTLRLTLWQQSDGAFSTRSPGLHHLSFQVDTIEQVQTVEAALKELGVTFAHDGVVAHGEGAASGGIFFTDPDGIRLEIYAPGGAETAPAPNGAAPTCGFF from the coding sequence ATGACCACCGCCATCACGCCCAAGCTCGCCCCCGGCCACGTCGGGCTCAACGTCACCGACCTGTCGCGATCCGTCGACTTCTACCGTCGCGCCTTGGGTTTCGAACAACTCGGTATCAGTGACGAAGGCGATCACCGCTTCGCCTTCCTGGGTTCCGAGGGCACCCTGCGGCTGACCTTGTGGCAGCAGAGCGACGGCGCGTTCTCCACCCGCAGCCCCGGCCTGCACCACCTGTCGTTTCAGGTCGACACCATCGAGCAGGTTCAGACCGTGGAAGCCGCGCTCAAAGAGCTGGGCGTGACGTTCGCCCACGATGGCGTGGTGGCACACGGCGAGGGCGCGGCATCGGGCGGCATCTTCTTCACCGACCCCGACGGCATCCGCCTGGAGATCTACGCTCCGGGCGGCGCCGAGACCGCACCGGCACCGAACGGCGCAGCCCCCACCTGCGGATTCTTCTGA
- a CDS encoding CGNR zinc finger domain-containing protein, which produces MRDPRPHVGEPLALDLLNTRWMSAEGPQDLLTDVAGLRCWLVANDLDDRCESDEKTRAALVRAREAILQVVTDGSADELNAVLDHGRIRRSLAESGPHDDVDVSRSEWLPGWLAADNLLQLLAESAGRIKQCAHPHCVLWFCDASKNGTRRWHSMATCGNRAKAARHYAAKRD; this is translated from the coding sequence ATGCGTGATCCGCGCCCGCATGTCGGCGAACCCCTCGCGCTGGATCTGCTGAACACCCGGTGGATGTCGGCGGAGGGACCTCAGGATCTCCTGACTGACGTGGCAGGACTCCGATGTTGGTTGGTGGCCAACGATCTCGATGATCGTTGCGAATCCGATGAAAAGACCCGCGCGGCGCTGGTGCGGGCGCGGGAAGCGATCCTGCAGGTGGTGACCGACGGCTCGGCCGACGAGCTGAACGCCGTCCTGGACCACGGCCGCATCCGTCGTTCGCTCGCCGAGTCCGGGCCGCACGACGACGTGGACGTGTCCCGATCCGAATGGCTGCCCGGTTGGCTCGCGGCCGACAACCTGCTGCAGCTGCTGGCGGAATCTGCCGGCCGGATCAAGCAGTGCGCGCACCCGCACTGCGTCCTGTGGTTCTGCGACGCGTCGAAGAATGGCACCCGGCGCTGGCATTCGATGGCCACGTGCGGCAACCGTGCGAAGGCCGCTCGGCACTATGCGGCGAAGCGAGATTGA
- the recN gene encoding DNA repair protein RecN, translating into MLTEIRIEALGAISAATAEFGRGLTVLTGETGTGKTMVVTSLHLLGGARADPSRVRSGSARAVVEGRFTTTELGDGVSERVDEILEASGADRDDDGSVIAARSVSKDGPSRAYLGGRSVPAKSLATFTTELLALHGQNDQLRLMRPDEQRGALDRYVDVTGLLAKYRKLRDEWLTARRDLIDRRNRARDLAMEADRLQFGLGEIDAVAPEAGEDDALVADIRRLSELDALRDAAQTARAALSGELGDGPVDDATSALDAAAQAKSVLSATDDSVLRALGDRLGEALAVIGDVSGELGDYLSELPSDASTLESKLARQAELRNLTRKYAADIDGVLQWAADARQRLSQLDVSEEALAELQKQVDERHDKVVLAAAEVTKARTKASKSLAKAVTAELAGLAMGGAGFSITVSPLEARADDSAPLTLPDGTAVHAGHDGVDAVEFGFTPHSGSDVLPLAKSASGGELSRVMLALEVVLSASAEGTTMVFDEVDAGVGGRAAVQIGKRLARLARTHQVIVVTHLPQVAAYGDVHLVVESGPKSSRVVRLEDDDRVAELARMLAGLGDTDSGRAHARELLEAAQQEHATP; encoded by the coding sequence ATGCTGACCGAGATTCGCATCGAGGCGCTGGGCGCCATCAGTGCGGCCACTGCCGAGTTCGGTCGTGGCCTGACTGTGCTGACCGGCGAAACCGGTACTGGTAAGACCATGGTGGTCACCAGCCTGCATCTGCTGGGTGGTGCACGCGCCGATCCCAGCCGGGTGCGTTCGGGTTCGGCCCGCGCCGTCGTCGAAGGCCGTTTCACCACAACCGAACTCGGCGACGGGGTGTCCGAGCGGGTCGACGAGATCCTGGAGGCCTCCGGCGCGGACCGCGACGACGACGGCAGCGTCATCGCCGCGCGGTCGGTGAGCAAGGACGGGCCGTCGCGCGCGTACCTGGGTGGCCGCAGTGTGCCGGCGAAGTCGCTGGCGACGTTCACCACGGAACTGCTTGCCCTGCATGGGCAGAACGACCAGCTGCGCCTGATGCGCCCCGACGAGCAGCGCGGCGCCCTGGATCGCTACGTCGACGTGACGGGGCTGCTGGCCAAGTACCGCAAGCTGCGCGATGAATGGCTCACCGCCCGCAGGGATTTGATCGACCGGCGCAACCGTGCGCGGGACCTCGCCATGGAGGCCGACCGGCTGCAGTTCGGGCTGGGGGAGATCGACGCGGTGGCGCCGGAAGCCGGCGAGGACGACGCATTGGTGGCCGACATCCGCCGGTTGTCCGAGCTGGACGCGCTGCGGGACGCCGCGCAGACGGCCCGCGCGGCGCTGTCCGGGGAACTGGGTGACGGTCCCGTGGATGACGCCACCTCGGCACTCGATGCCGCGGCGCAGGCCAAGTCGGTGTTGTCGGCGACGGATGACTCCGTGCTGCGCGCCCTCGGCGACCGGCTGGGTGAGGCACTCGCGGTGATCGGTGACGTGTCCGGCGAACTCGGCGATTACCTTTCCGAGTTGCCCAGCGACGCAAGCACTTTGGAGTCGAAGCTGGCGCGCCAGGCGGAGCTGCGCAACCTCACCCGTAAGTACGCCGCCGACATCGACGGGGTGTTGCAGTGGGCGGCCGACGCCCGGCAGCGGCTGTCGCAGCTCGACGTCTCGGAAGAGGCCCTGGCTGAACTGCAGAAGCAGGTCGACGAGCGTCACGACAAGGTGGTGCTCGCCGCGGCCGAGGTCACCAAGGCGCGCACCAAGGCGTCGAAGTCGCTGGCGAAGGCGGTGACCGCTGAACTCGCGGGACTGGCGATGGGTGGCGCCGGATTCAGTATCACGGTGTCGCCGCTGGAGGCACGTGCCGACGACAGCGCGCCGCTGACCTTGCCGGACGGCACCGCTGTTCATGCCGGCCACGACGGCGTCGACGCCGTCGAGTTCGGTTTCACGCCGCACAGTGGTTCGGACGTGCTGCCGCTGGCCAAGAGTGCGTCCGGTGGTGAGTTGTCGCGTGTGATGCTGGCGCTCGAAGTCGTGCTGTCGGCGTCCGCCGAAGGCACCACCATGGTGTTCGACGAGGTCGACGCCGGTGTCGGTGGCCGCGCCGCCGTGCAGATCGGCAAGCGCCTGGCCCGGCTGGCCCGTACCCACCAGGTCATCGTCGTGACGCACCTGCCGCAGGTCGCGGCCTACGGCGATGTGCACCTGGTGGTGGAGAGCGGCCCGAAGTCGAGCCGCGTGGTCCGCCTCGAGGACGATGACCGGGTCGCCGAGTTGGCCCGCATGCTGGCCGGACTCGGCGACACCGACAGTGGTCGCGCGCACGCCCGCGAGTTGCTCGAGGCGGCGCAGCAGGAGCACGCGACGCCTTAG
- a CDS encoding pyridoxamine 5'-phosphate oxidase family protein, whose amino-acid sequence MTAYHAGELEVQRRMGQTEIAVRVGRMIRTEIPAAAAAFLAEQPMVVLAATDDEGRVWASLVTGHAGFVHADTDHTIAVDALPVPGDPLHDVVRRPDQQVGMIAIEPQTRRRMRVNGVAQPTDDGLRIHPDQVYSNCPKYISRRHIDGVAEETHRPAGRHADVLDERLQQIVTRSDTFFIGSADPDGNADASHRGGNPGFLQVLSPNRLRWPDYRGNSMFMTLGNISANPRCGLLIPDWQTGTTLQLTGTAEIIWDEGPQCSVEFTVAEVIELTDVSPLRWGQAELSPANPAR is encoded by the coding sequence ATGACTGCCTACCACGCCGGTGAGCTGGAAGTGCAGCGGCGCATGGGCCAGACGGAGATCGCTGTCCGCGTCGGCCGGATGATCCGTACGGAGATTCCGGCCGCCGCGGCGGCTTTCCTGGCCGAGCAGCCGATGGTCGTGCTCGCCGCGACCGACGACGAGGGCCGGGTGTGGGCCAGTTTGGTCACCGGCCATGCCGGGTTCGTCCACGCCGACACCGACCACACCATCGCGGTCGACGCCCTGCCGGTGCCGGGCGATCCGCTGCACGATGTCGTACGCCGGCCGGACCAACAGGTCGGGATGATCGCGATCGAACCGCAGACCCGCCGCCGCATGCGGGTCAACGGCGTCGCCCAACCGACCGATGACGGGCTCCGCATCCACCCCGACCAGGTGTACTCGAACTGCCCGAAGTACATCTCGCGCCGGCACATAGACGGTGTCGCCGAGGAGACGCATCGGCCGGCCGGCCGCCACGCCGACGTCCTCGATGAGCGCCTGCAGCAGATCGTCACCCGGTCCGACACCTTCTTCATCGGGTCGGCCGATCCCGACGGCAACGCCGATGCCTCGCACCGCGGCGGCAATCCCGGCTTCCTGCAGGTGCTTTCGCCGAACCGGCTGCGCTGGCCCGACTACCGCGGCAACTCGATGTTCATGACGCTGGGCAACATCAGCGCCAACCCGCGCTGTGGACTGCTGATCCCGGACTGGCAGACCGGAACCACCCTGCAGCTCACCGGTACCGCCGAGATCATCTGGGACGAGGGCCCGCAGTGTTCAGTGGAATTCACCGTGGCTGAGGTGATCGAGCTGACCGACGTCAGCCCGCTGCGGTGGGGTCAGGCCGAGCTCTCGCCCGCCAACCCAGCCCGCTAA